The Tubulanus polymorphus chromosome 6, tnTubPoly1.2, whole genome shotgun sequence genome includes a region encoding these proteins:
- the LOC141907095 gene encoding uncharacterized protein LOC141907095 has protein sequence MEYSHMFMKYIFQFLTAETEAPPIFPFDNNSSPADPDHDVLDYPVVTLAKKKRKCEEKRYFILTADDAYANAVAKQNLKEKKEQERIEKRQKRLTTTISSRPEASNIPVSR, from the exons ATGGAGTATTCACAtatgtttatgaaatatatctttcAGTTTTTAACAGCGGAGACAGAAGCGCCACCTATATTTCCTTTTGATAACAACTCGTCCCCAG CTGATCCAGATCACGATGTTTTGGATTACCCTGTGGTCACACTAGCAAAAAAGAAGAGAAAATGTGAAGAGAAGAGATACTTCATACTTACTGCTGACGATGCCTATGCGAATGCGGTTGCTAAGCAAaatctaaaagaaaaaaaagaacaagAGAGAATTGAAAAGAGGCAAAAAAGACTCACTACAACT ATTTCATCGAGACCAGAGGCATCAAATATTCCAGTAAGTAGATAA